The Solibacillus sp. FSL R7-0668 genome includes the window AGTGCCGTTCGTCATGACAATGAGGTAGCCATCACGGTCAATTCAAAAATAGCGATTGTCAACGGCAAAAAGGTGACGGTGAATGTTCCCCCATTCCTTTATAAGGATAAAACCTATGTGCCGATTCGATTCTTGAGTGAAAATTTAGGCGGTAGCGTGCAATGGAATCAGCAAACGCGCACAGTGGACATTATGTTAAAGGATGAACAAAAACCTGTTGATAAGCCCTATTATTTGCACATTAATAATAAGCGAATTGTCATGAACGACCCAATTATTACAAAGCAAAATCGAACGTATATCCCTGCACACTATTTTTACGAAAACCTAGAAAACGCTACGGGAAAATGGCTGTCTAAAGACCAATTTGAATTGCAATTGTATGGATTAATCTTTGTATTCACAAATGGCAGTAATATTATCCAGATCAATGACGAAATGGTCGTAACCGAAGAACAGCCATTCATTCAATCGGAAAACATGTATGTCCCGGTGAAATTCATCGTCAATACTGTGGGTGAAGGTGGCAACGTACGTTATTTAAGCGATACAAGAGAGCTGTATGTTTACTTATACCAATCGATGTTTACAAGCAAGTTTTTGGAAAAATCATTTGGTGCAACGCCTGTACCGCAAAACATTCCAAATGCTAAGCTAGACGGAGCACGTTCATTGTTAGTGAGTGATAACCCAGAAACCTTAACAACAAGCGATGTCCCCCATTCAACCGCAACACTCGCTGCGCAAAATGTGGTGACAAGCAACGCACTCAATGAGCACCGCATCTTTAGCTGGCATTACAATACACTTGGTCAAGACATTCAGCTGGCGATTACGATAGAAAATAAATCGGCAACGACGGCTTTACAAGTTGTCAATTCAAAAGGGACGTACAAAAAAAGTAGCCATAGCTGGATTAACTATGATATTGGCTTACCAATTGCGGACCAAGCGCTGAACAATAAATTACAGCGTACTGAAACGGACGGCATGACCATTGCCCCTGGCGAAACGAAAATCATTCAATCCTATGACTTGCTGAATTCGTATATTATCGGCTTTATGCATGATTTCGATATTCAGTCTGTAGGCGAAGGTGAGCAAAACTATACGATTCGTACAGTCCTCGCCAAAAATAACGAAGACGTCACAACGATTCACTCGGACCCTGTTGCCATTAATGCATATGCAGCTCATCCGCGCGGGGTATGGCCAAGCTCAGCCATTATCGGGGAATTCCCGACGTATCAGGTAGATAGTAAGGAAGTCGGCTATAGTATTTCAAACAGCAAAACCGACCACTTATTAACGAAGGAAAACTCACTCGCACAGGTAAATGGCAGTGTCGGCAATTCCGGTCATTTCGGCATAAATTACATGGTCAATATTCCTGTAGCCAACCCAACAGGCCAAGCAAAAACGTTCAAAATCAAGCTTTCTGGCCGAGGCGGTTTATACAGTGGGGCGATTAAATTTAACGGGCAAGTGCATTTGATCCCTACCCTAAAACCAGGCAAGGAATACATCGAACTGCCCGGATACACTGTTGATGGTGCAAATGAAGTCATCACTTTAGAATTCATGCACTCTGGCGGCAGTAATTTACCGTTAGCCATTTATATTGGGACAGAGTAATATGACAAAAGGTACGTTCCGGATTGGGAGCGTACCTTTTTATTGTGGTGATCTATGTAGCGGCACTTCAGTTCACGATTCTAACGCATAACTCATCACAATCAACTCGCCCATCCTACCCTCTCGACGTTCCCCGTAATCAATAAAGCCACATTTTTTATACAGCCCCTGCGCTACAACATTTTCCGGATTCACGGCAAGGACAATTTCATTAATCGTAGGAAAATGCTTTTTCACAAATCCAGGCAATTGCTGAAGTGCTTGTTTCGCATAGCCCTTCCCTTGCTCCTGCACATCCGTAGAAAACGCGCGTAATAAAATGGCATGCGGATTATCCGAATAAGGCGCAACCCCTTCTTCTATGTGCAAATCAAAATAGGTAACCAGCTTGCCCTCAACAAGCACCAGTATCGGCGTTCGAATCGCGCTCGCCAACTTTACCGCTGCTTGTGGATGATTTGTAAACCGCAGCTGACTTTCAACTAATTGATAGCGATCAATGAATGGTTGATAGGTTTCATTGAAAAATAAGAATTGCATAGGAGCCCCCTTAACGTTTTGTATGTTTCCTAATTTTACCGTTAAATGGGACTCCTGTGTAGCTAAATGATAGTTTCCTCACCGAAACAAAGAGATGATTTTCCTAATTGGATCTTAGATTGACTTGATGAGTAAGGATTTTACTGCTTCGTGCAGGGGATATTTGCGACTTTTAGATTTTATTTGCGAAATTTCAGGGATATTTGTGAAATTATGAAGATATTTGTGATTTTAAACATATATTTGCGACTATCGATTATCTCCTAAATTTTAATTCACTTTTATATGAAACCGCATTTCATCTCGGACTTATAAAATTGCGCCTTATTCTGCTAAGGCGCATTTTAGTCTAAATCACCATAGTTCCAATTAATAAAAGTAAAATCGATCTGGTCATTTAATTTCATCTCCACGTCTTTTAGATAAAGTGTTCCCATCATTATGAAAGGTATCAACGTCCAACAAAAAACATGGCCTATTTAAACAACTCCATTTATACCCCAGCGCTTTCTAGTAATTTCCATTCCCTTATATTAAAATTATATTTGAAAGGTGGGATATATCGAATGAATCCAATCGTAAAACTGCATGCTTATGACCCCAATTGGGCGCAACAATTTGAATTCGAAAAAAATAGAATTCTTGCTGCTTTAGGTGACAAAGCTCATGGAATTGAGCATATTGGAAGCACCTCGATAAAGGGTTTAAAAGCAAAACCAATCATCGATATTCTTGTAGGTGTCCCAAATTTAGATGAAGTATCTAGCTATGTCCGTGCTTTACATGACATAGATTTCGACTATGTTCCGAAGCCTGAGTTCAAGGATCGGCTGTTTTTTAGGAAGGGACCATGGGGGCAGGGAATTTGTCATCTACATATTTGTGAAATGAATAGTAGCGAATGGATCGAAAAATTGTTATTTCGTGATTATCTTCGGTTACATCCCGAAGTCGCGGAACAATATGCCAAATTAAAGACCGAGCTAGCCTCAAAATATCCATTCGATCGACCAACATATACAAAGAACAAAGAGCCCTTTATCCAATCCATTATTGAAAAAGCGCGCGAGGA containing:
- a CDS encoding copper amine oxidase N-terminal domain-containing protein, which codes for MVILTVSLLSFSQQTVLAGTSSSKGLTIEKNVTVNVNGQKVTFKDPILNKNGHLFLPMRNVYEIIGATVQWNQKTKTASAVRHDNEVAITVNSKIAIVNGKKVTVNVPPFLYKDKTYVPIRFLSENLGGSVQWNQQTRTVDIMLKDEQKPVDKPYYLHINNKRIVMNDPIITKQNRTYIPAHYFYENLENATGKWLSKDQFELQLYGLIFVFTNGSNIIQINDEMVVTEEQPFIQSENMYVPVKFIVNTVGEGGNVRYLSDTRELYVYLYQSMFTSKFLEKSFGATPVPQNIPNAKLDGARSLLVSDNPETLTTSDVPHSTATLAAQNVVTSNALNEHRIFSWHYNTLGQDIQLAITIENKSATTALQVVNSKGTYKKSSHSWINYDIGLPIADQALNNKLQRTETDGMTIAPGETKIIQSYDLLNSYIIGFMHDFDIQSVGEGEQNYTIRTVLAKNNEDVTTIHSDPVAINAYAAHPRGVWPSSAIIGEFPTYQVDSKEVGYSISNSKTDHLLTKENSLAQVNGSVGNSGHFGINYMVNIPVANPTGQAKTFKIKLSGRGGLYSGAIKFNGQVHLIPTLKPGKEYIELPGYTVDGANEVITLEFMHSGGSNLPLAIYIGTE
- a CDS encoding GNAT family N-acetyltransferase, which produces MQFLFFNETYQPFIDRYQLVESQLRFTNHPQAAVKLASAIRTPILVLVEGKLVTYFDLHIEEGVAPYSDNPHAILLRAFSTDVQEQGKGYAKQALQQLPGFVKKHFPTINEIVLAVNPENVVAQGLYKKCGFIDYGERREGRMGELIVMSYALES
- a CDS encoding GrpB family protein gives rise to the protein MNPIVKLHAYDPNWAQQFEFEKNRILAALGDKAHGIEHIGSTSIKGLKAKPIIDILVGVPNLDEVSSYVRALHDIDFDYVPKPEFKDRLFFRKGPWGQGICHLHICEMNSSEWIEKLLFRDYLRLHPEVAEQYAKLKTELASKYPFDRPTYTKNKEPFIQSIIEKAREEIHSKGRS